From Prochlorococcus marinus XMU1419, a single genomic window includes:
- a CDS encoding NAD(P)/FAD-dependent oxidoreductase produces MEIIESDVVIIGGGPAGCTCALYTSRSNLKTVILDKNPSVGALAITHQIANYPGVPVDISGEKLLTLMREQAVQYGTDYRRAQVFGIDASGEWKMVYTPEGTFKAKALVLASGAMGRPASFKGEADFLGKGVSYCATCDGAFYKNREVAVVGVNKEAIEEATVLTKFASTVHWITSSDPKSDNEEAMELMDNSNIKHWSRTRLLEILGDDMGVNGVVVKNKQEENPINLNLDGVFVYMSGSKPITDFLGDQIALKEDGGVIVDDFMSTNSDGVWAIGDIRNTPFKQAVVAASDGCIAAMSIDRYLNSRKNIRVDWIHS; encoded by the coding sequence TTGGAAATTATTGAGTCAGATGTAGTTATTATCGGAGGAGGCCCGGCCGGCTGTACTTGCGCACTTTATACATCTCGTTCAAACCTAAAGACAGTAATTTTAGATAAGAATCCATCTGTTGGCGCTCTAGCAATAACTCATCAAATAGCTAATTATCCAGGAGTTCCAGTTGATATAAGTGGAGAGAAATTACTTACTTTAATGAGAGAACAGGCTGTTCAATACGGAACAGACTATAGGAGAGCACAAGTGTTTGGAATAGACGCTAGTGGAGAATGGAAAATGGTATATACCCCCGAAGGCACTTTCAAAGCTAAAGCACTTGTCCTTGCAAGTGGAGCTATGGGTAGGCCTGCATCATTTAAGGGCGAAGCAGATTTTCTTGGTAAAGGAGTAAGTTATTGTGCTACTTGTGATGGTGCTTTTTATAAAAATAGAGAAGTTGCCGTTGTTGGAGTGAACAAGGAAGCAATTGAAGAGGCAACTGTTCTAACTAAATTTGCGTCAACTGTGCATTGGATCACATCAAGTGATCCTAAATCAGATAATGAAGAAGCTATGGAATTGATGGATAATTCAAATATAAAACATTGGAGTAGAACAAGATTATTAGAAATATTGGGTGATGATATGGGTGTTAATGGGGTTGTTGTAAAAAATAAGCAAGAAGAAAACCCTATTAATTTAAATTTAGATGGAGTCTTTGTCTATATGAGTGGTTCAAAGCCGATTACTGATTTTTTAGGGGATCAAATTGCTTTAAAAGAAGACGGAGGAGTTATTGTGGATGACTTTATGTCTACAAACTCTGATGGAGTATGGGCTATTGGTGATATAAGAAATACACCATTTAAGCAAGCCGTTGTTGCGGCTTCTGATGGATGTATTGCTGCAATGTCAATTGATAGATATTTAAACAGTAGAAAAAATATAAGAGTAGATTGGATTCATTCTTAA
- a CDS encoding P-II family nitrogen regulator — MKRLDLIFSERELDAIIKTLEKANVPGYTVMKHATGRGPERVVTEDMEFTGLGSNAHVIVFCEQELIDKMRDNIRDDLSYYGGVAYISEATPL; from the coding sequence ATGAAAAGATTAGACTTGATATTTAGTGAAAGAGAACTAGATGCAATCATTAAAACATTAGAAAAAGCTAATGTTCCTGGATATACAGTTATGAAACACGCCACAGGCAGAGGGCCTGAAAGAGTTGTTACTGAAGATATGGAATTCACAGGATTAGGTTCAAATGCTCATGTAATTGTTTTTTGCGAACAAGAATTAATAGATAAAATGAGAGATAATATCAGAGACGATTTAAGCTACTACGGAGGAGTTGCTTATATTTCTGAGGCAACACCCCTTTAA
- a CDS encoding sodium-dependent bicarbonate transport family permease: MEINPILQNVLAPPVLFFLIGAISVIFKSDLEIPAPLPKLFSLYLLLAIGFKGGIEIQNSGFNDQVLPTLSAAILMSLVIPLIGFLILRFKFDVFNSAAIAAAYGSISAVTFISAESFLESQKIAFDGFMVGALALMESPAIIVGLLLVKFAAPKNRPKSRKMHLSAILHESLLNGSVYLLLSSLIVGFLTASSNPSGIAKMEPFTGQLFYGAECFFLLDMGIVAAQRLPRLKNAGSFLIGFAIFMPLFNAFIGVFVARFLSLGPGNALLFVVLCASASYLAVPAAMRMTVPEAKSSYYISTTLGLTFPFNIVLGIPIYMSLVNTIIPFSPL; encoded by the coding sequence ATGGAAATAAATCCAATTCTGCAAAATGTATTAGCCCCTCCAGTTCTTTTCTTTTTGATTGGAGCAATATCAGTAATCTTTAAATCTGATTTAGAAATACCAGCTCCATTACCTAAACTCTTCTCTCTATATCTTTTATTAGCTATTGGGTTTAAAGGAGGTATAGAGATTCAGAACAGTGGGTTTAATGATCAAGTATTGCCTACTCTAAGTGCTGCAATACTAATGTCGCTAGTTATCCCGCTAATTGGATTTTTAATTTTAAGATTTAAGTTTGATGTCTTTAATTCAGCAGCAATAGCAGCAGCTTACGGTTCAATTAGTGCTGTTACATTTATTTCCGCAGAAAGTTTTTTGGAAAGTCAAAAAATAGCTTTTGATGGGTTTATGGTTGGAGCCTTAGCTTTAATGGAGTCTCCTGCAATAATTGTTGGATTATTACTTGTGAAATTTGCAGCTCCCAAAAATAGGCCAAAATCAAGAAAAATGCATCTAAGCGCAATATTACACGAATCACTTTTGAATGGATCAGTTTATTTATTGCTCTCAAGCTTAATTGTAGGATTTCTTACTGCTTCCAGTAATCCCTCAGGGATTGCAAAAATGGAGCCTTTTACTGGACAATTATTCTATGGAGCAGAATGCTTCTTCTTGTTAGATATGGGAATAGTCGCTGCTCAAAGATTACCTAGATTGAAGAATGCGGGTTCGTTCTTGATTGGCTTTGCCATTTTTATGCCTTTATTTAACGCATTTATTGGTGTTTTCGTTGCAAGATTTTTATCATTAGGACCTGGCAACGCACTTTTATTTGTGGTTTTATGTGCTAGCGCCTCTTATTTAGCAGTTCCTGCAGCAATGAGGATGACGGTACCAGAAGCTAAATCTAGTTATTATATTTCAACTACACTAGGTTTAACTTTCCCATTCAATATAGTTCTTGGCATTCCCATATATATGAGTTTAGTAAATACCATTATCCCATTTTCCCCTCTATAG
- a CDS encoding SulP family inorganic anion transporter gives MKIINGFHLKNVRGDILGGITAAVVALPLALAFGNAALGPGGAIYGLYGAVVVGFLAALFGGTPAQVSGPTGPMSVTVAGVVAGLAAVGVPRDLSAGQILPLVMAAVVIGGLLQILFGILKLGKYITLVPYSVVSGFMSGIGVIIIALQIGPLLGISTRGGVVESLSTVFSNFQPNGAAIGVAIMTLGIVFLTPRKISQWVPSPLLALLIVTPISILIFGDGAIDRIGEIPRGVPSLNFPSFNQYFPIIFKAGLVLAVLGAIDSLLTSLVADNISQTKHNSDRELIGQGIGNAVAGLFSGLPGAGATMRTVINVKSGGSTPISGMVHSVVLLIVLVGAGPLAEQIPTALLAGILIKVGLDIIDWGFLRRAHKLSLKTSVVMYGVLLMTVFWDLIWAVLVGVFIANMLTIDSITETQLEGMDEDNPLSNDDQAKNALPADEKALLDRCSGEVMLFRLKGPLSFGAAKGISERMMLVRNYKVLILDITDVPRLGVTATLAIEDMMQEAKNNSRKAFVAGANEKVKDRLAKFGVEGIIETRKEALETALNEIA, from the coding sequence TTGAAAATAATTAATGGATTTCATCTGAAAAATGTAAGAGGCGATATTCTTGGAGGCATCACAGCCGCAGTAGTGGCTTTACCTCTCGCTCTTGCTTTTGGAAATGCTGCGTTAGGGCCTGGCGGAGCAATTTATGGACTATACGGAGCAGTAGTAGTTGGTTTTTTAGCAGCATTATTCGGCGGAACACCTGCTCAAGTTAGTGGACCTACAGGCCCCATGAGTGTAACTGTTGCAGGGGTGGTGGCAGGCTTAGCAGCAGTAGGGGTTCCAAGAGATCTTTCTGCAGGACAAATTTTACCTTTAGTTATGGCAGCAGTAGTCATTGGCGGCTTACTGCAAATATTATTCGGGATTCTAAAACTAGGTAAATACATTACTTTAGTTCCATATTCTGTTGTTTCCGGATTCATGTCTGGCATAGGAGTAATAATCATTGCGCTTCAGATTGGACCATTACTTGGAATTAGCACTCGAGGTGGAGTAGTCGAATCTTTAAGTACTGTATTTTCAAATTTCCAGCCAAATGGTGCTGCTATTGGAGTAGCAATAATGACATTAGGTATAGTATTTCTTACTCCTAGAAAAATAAGTCAGTGGGTTCCTTCTCCTCTCTTGGCCCTATTGATAGTTACCCCAATATCAATATTAATTTTTGGAGATGGAGCTATTGATAGAATTGGAGAAATTCCAAGGGGAGTCCCATCTTTAAATTTCCCAAGTTTCAATCAATATTTCCCAATTATTTTCAAAGCAGGATTAGTCCTAGCAGTACTTGGCGCAATTGACTCTTTACTGACATCTCTAGTAGCAGACAATATCTCTCAAACAAAACATAATTCTGATAGAGAACTTATTGGTCAAGGAATAGGAAATGCTGTTGCAGGTCTATTTTCAGGTTTACCTGGAGCAGGAGCAACCATGAGAACAGTTATAAATGTTAAATCTGGAGGATCAACTCCCATTTCTGGTATGGTTCACTCGGTTGTGTTGTTGATAGTTTTAGTTGGCGCAGGACCCCTAGCTGAGCAAATACCAACTGCATTGCTTGCAGGAATTCTTATAAAAGTTGGTTTAGATATTATTGATTGGGGATTCTTGAGGAGGGCTCACAAATTATCTTTAAAAACTTCAGTTGTAATGTATGGAGTACTCCTAATGACTGTTTTTTGGGATTTAATTTGGGCAGTTTTAGTAGGTGTTTTCATAGCAAATATGCTCACTATCGATTCAATAACCGAAACTCAACTAGAAGGTATGGACGAGGATAATCCTTTATCAAATGATGATCAAGCCAAAAATGCATTACCTGCTGATGAAAAAGCACTACTAGATAGATGCTCAGGAGAAGTAATGTTATTTAGACTTAAAGGACCACTTAGTTTTGGAGCAGCCAAAGGTATATCTGAGAGAATGATGCTGGTAAGAAACTACAAGGTTTTAATACTTGATATCACTGATGTTCCACGACTTGGAGTGACGGCTACTCTGGCAATAGAGGACATGATGCAGGAAGCAAAAAATAATTCCAGAAAAGCATTTGTTGCTGGGGCAAATGAAAAAGTAAAGGATAGATTAGCTAAGTTTGGAGTTGAAGGCATCATTGAGACAAGAAAAGAAGCTTTAGAAACTGCTCTAAATGAAATAGCCTAA
- the hemB gene encoding porphobilinogen synthase, which produces MNSIIRPRRLRRSEAIREMVRENHLKASDFIYPLFIHEKDSKEEISAMPGTFRWDMNGLIKEVTRAWELGIRCIVLFPKINDSLKTEDGAECFNEEGLIPRAIQILKKEIPEMAIMTDVALDPYSCDGHDGLVDETGKILNDETIEILKKQALTQARAGADFIGPSDMMDGRVGAIRTALDSQGFSDVGIISYTAKYSSAYYGPFRTALDSAPKENSKKIIPDNKSTYQMDPANSKEALIESALDQYEGADILMVKPGISYLDIVYRLSTFSNKPIAAYNVSGEYSMVKSAAMKNWINEKDIVLETLLSFKRAGAKLILTYHACDASQWLQDT; this is translated from the coding sequence ATGAATTCGATTATTCGTCCTAGAAGATTAAGAAGGTCTGAGGCAATTAGAGAAATGGTAAGAGAAAACCATCTAAAAGCTTCAGACTTTATATATCCATTATTTATTCATGAAAAAGATTCTAAAGAGGAAATTTCGGCAATGCCAGGAACTTTTAGATGGGATATGAATGGCTTAATAAAGGAGGTCACTAGGGCGTGGGAATTAGGAATTAGGTGTATTGTTCTTTTCCCAAAAATAAACGATAGCTTAAAGACTGAAGATGGAGCAGAGTGTTTTAATGAAGAGGGTTTAATTCCTAGAGCTATTCAAATATTAAAAAAAGAGATTCCAGAAATGGCAATAATGACAGATGTTGCCTTGGACCCTTATTCGTGTGATGGACATGATGGACTAGTTGATGAAACTGGAAAAATATTGAATGATGAAACGATTGAAATATTAAAAAAACAAGCTTTAACTCAAGCTAGAGCTGGAGCAGATTTTATTGGCCCTAGTGACATGATGGATGGCAGAGTTGGAGCAATCAGAACTGCTCTTGATAGTCAAGGATTTAGTGATGTAGGTATTATTAGTTACACAGCAAAATATTCATCTGCTTATTATGGTCCATTTAGAACTGCTTTAGATTCGGCTCCTAAAGAAAATAGTAAGAAAATAATTCCAGACAATAAGTCTACATATCAAATGGACCCTGCCAATTCAAAAGAGGCTTTAATTGAATCTGCATTGGATCAGTATGAAGGAGCTGATATTTTGATGGTAAAACCAGGAATTTCATATTTGGATATTGTTTATAGACTAAGCACATTTTCAAATAAGCCCATAGCTGCATACAACGTTAGTGGGGAGTATTCCATGGTAAAGTCTGCTGCTATGAAGAACTGGATTAACGAAAAAGATATTGTTTTAGAGACATTGCTAAGTTTTAAAAGAGCAGGAGCAAAATTAATACTCACTTATCATGCTTGTGATGCATCTCAATGGTTGCAGGATACTTAA
- a CDS encoding VOC family protein, with protein sequence MKFSQGVNRIGHIALRVENLERAKSFYIKLGMNLVWDDKDWSYLEAGKGKDGLALLGPSYKAAGPHFAFHFENKKEVENIQNDLKNSGVKVGPLHEHRDGTASFYMKDTEGNWLEMLYVPPEGIQSNV encoded by the coding sequence TTGAAGTTTTCACAAGGAGTAAATAGGATTGGTCACATTGCACTTAGAGTAGAGAATCTCGAAAGGGCGAAATCTTTTTATATTAAGCTGGGTATGAATTTGGTTTGGGATGATAAAGATTGGTCTTATTTAGAGGCAGGTAAAGGGAAAGATGGACTTGCGTTGTTAGGCCCTAGCTACAAAGCTGCTGGACCTCACTTTGCTTTTCATTTTGAAAATAAAAAAGAAGTGGAAAATATTCAAAATGATTTAAAAAATTCTGGTGTAAAAGTTGGTCCTTTACATGAGCATAGAGATGGAACAGCATCTTTTTATATGAAGGATACTGAAGGAAACTGGCTTGAGATGCTTTATGTTCCTCCTGAGGGGATTCAATCGAATGTTTGA